The Pseudomonas sp. G2-4 genome window below encodes:
- the flgK gene encoding flagellar hook-associated protein FlgK has translation MSLLNIGMSGLSASQTALVTTGNNIANVDTAGYSRQQTVQTTKASNQYGNVFIGSGTTLADVRRVYNSYLEAQLKTTTSLNSDAAAYQGQITPLDSLLSDSGTGMNGALTKFFASVQNVNAKPGDDASRQLLLSDAQALSNRFNSIASQLTAQNENINGNLTNMVEQINNLAATVAQLNKKIAEVSNSGGAPNDLLDARNETILQLSTFTGTQVVENGSSLDIYLGSGQPLVMGSTVNTLQAVPDKNDPGRVGIQLNSGSSSMDLTSVLTGGEIGGLMRYRSTVLDPAMNELGRVALVVADQMNAIQASGIDKNGAFGSNLFSSINSAAQMSQRSVAALTNSAGSGNFNVAIEDTGKLTTNDYKITFTTGTDYTVQRLPDGTSMGAFNTATTPPPVVDGFSLTFGSGPAVAGDSFKITPTRNAATSIKTEMTDSKRLAIAAPLGAAITPGGSGTLTIPASGQPTMTTKLDIYDEATTTIIQNGIKSSMPVKVVFGATSTDGTSQAYRLLDAKGGLISSGTIKPGQSNTLSLSVPLKDASGTPIMDSSVPPVQRTVTFDMSIAGSPSEGAGIDVSLSQPGTLDNRNGTVLAGLQTAKTVDTGSASKGISLNDAYGKLVEGVGSKAAQGKLDSAATGAILDNAKTARDSLSGVDLDEETGNLVKFQQYYTASSQIIKAAQEIFSTLINSL, from the coding sequence GACACGGCCGGTTATTCGCGTCAGCAGACCGTGCAGACCACCAAGGCCTCCAACCAATACGGCAACGTGTTCATCGGCTCCGGCACAACCCTGGCCGACGTGCGCCGGGTGTATAACTCCTATCTTGAAGCTCAGCTGAAAACCACCACCTCGCTCAACAGTGACGCGGCGGCCTATCAGGGACAAATCACCCCGCTCGATTCCCTGTTGTCGGACAGCGGCACCGGCATGAACGGCGCGCTGACCAAGTTTTTTGCCTCGGTGCAAAACGTCAATGCCAAGCCTGGTGACGATGCTTCCCGTCAGTTGCTGCTCAGCGACGCCCAGGCCTTGAGCAACCGTTTCAACTCGATCGCCAGCCAACTGACGGCACAGAACGAGAATATCAACGGCAACCTGACGAACATGGTTGAACAGATCAACAACCTGGCTGCCACCGTTGCTCAACTGAACAAGAAGATCGCCGAGGTCTCCAACTCCGGTGGTGCTCCTAACGACCTGCTCGATGCCCGCAACGAGACCATTCTCCAACTGTCGACCTTCACGGGTACTCAGGTTGTGGAAAACGGCAGCAGCCTGGACATCTATCTGGGCTCCGGCCAGCCGCTGGTGATGGGCAGCACCGTCAATACCCTGCAAGCCGTGCCGGACAAGAACGATCCGGGACGCGTGGGCATCCAGCTCAACAGCGGTTCCAGTTCGATGGACCTGACTTCGGTGCTCACCGGTGGCGAGATTGGCGGCCTGATGCGCTACCGCAGTACCGTGCTCGACCCGGCTATGAACGAGCTGGGGCGCGTGGCCCTGGTGGTCGCCGACCAGATGAACGCCATTCAGGCCTCGGGCATCGACAAGAACGGCGCTTTCGGTTCCAACCTGTTCAGCAGCATCAACAGCGCCGCTCAGATGAGCCAGCGCAGCGTCGCCGCGTTGACCAACAGCGCAGGCTCCGGCAACTTCAACGTGGCCATCGAGGACACCGGCAAGCTGACCACCAACGACTACAAAATCACCTTCACCACGGGCACGGACTATACCGTCCAGCGCCTGCCCGACGGCACGTCGATGGGCGCGTTCAACACTGCGACCACACCGCCACCGGTGGTCGATGGCTTCTCGCTGACCTTCGGCAGCGGCCCGGCGGTGGCCGGTGATTCGTTCAAGATCACCCCGACCCGTAACGCGGCGACCAGCATCAAGACCGAAATGACCGATTCCAAGCGGCTGGCGATTGCCGCGCCGTTGGGCGCAGCCATCACACCGGGCGGCAGCGGTACGCTGACCATTCCGGCCAGTGGCCAGCCGACGATGACCACCAAGCTGGACATCTACGACGAAGCCACCACCACCATCATCCAGAACGGCATCAAGAGCTCCATGCCGGTCAAGGTGGTGTTTGGTGCGACGTCCACCGACGGCACCAGCCAGGCTTACCGATTGCTGGATGCTAAAGGCGGCCTCATCAGCAGCGGCACGATCAAGCCTGGCCAGAGCAATACCCTGAGCTTGAGTGTCCCGCTCAAGGACGCCAGCGGCACGCCGATCATGGATTCGTCTGTTCCACCGGTGCAACGCACTGTCACGTTTGACATGTCCATCGCTGGTTCGCCATCCGAAGGTGCCGGTATTGATGTCAGCCTCAGTCAGCCCGGCACCCTGGACAACCGTAACGGTACGGTTCTGGCCGGCTTGCAGACTGCCAAGACCGTGGACACCGGTTCCGCCAGCAAAGGGATTTCCCTGAACGACGCCTACGGCAAGCTGGTGGAGGGTGTCGGCTCCAAGGCCGCCCAGGGCAAGCTCGACAGCGCCGCCACTGGTGCAATCCTGGACAACGCCAAGACCGCCCGCGACTCGTTGTCGGGCGTGGACCTGGATGAAGAAACCGGCAACCTGGTCAAGTTTCAGCAGTACTACACCGCGTCTTCGCAGATCATCAAGGCTGCGCAGGAAATCTTCAGCACATTGATCAACAGTCTTTAA